Proteins from a single region of Pseudomonas sp. 10S4:
- a CDS encoding amino acid permease codes for MPVGNHLPQGETAQGGPLKRELGERHIRLMALGACIGVGLFLGSAKAIEMAGPAIMLSYIIGGLAILVIMRALGEMAVHNPVAGSFSRYAQDYLGPLAGFLTGWNYWFLWLVTCVAEITAVAVYMGVWFPEVPRWIWALSALISMGTINLIAVKAFGEFEFWFALIKIVTIIAMVVGGVGVIAFGFGNDGVALGISNLWAHGGFMPNGVQGVLMSLQMVMFAYLGVEMIGLTAGEAKNPQKTIPNAIGSVFWRILLFYVGALFVILSIYPWNEIGTQGSPFVMTFERLGIKTAAGIINFVVITAALSSCNGGIFSTGRMLYSLAQNGQAPAGFATTSSNGVPRRALLLSIFVLLLGVLLNYMVPEKVFVWVTAIATFGAIWTWVMILLAQLKFRKGLSASERAGLKYKMWLYPVSSYLALAFLVLVVGLMAYFPDTRVALYVGPAFLVLLTVLFYVFKLQPTNVTQGAARSVS; via the coding sequence ATGCCAGTTGGCAATCACCTGCCCCAAGGCGAGACCGCTCAGGGCGGCCCGCTCAAACGAGAACTCGGCGAACGGCATATTCGCTTGATGGCGCTCGGAGCCTGTATCGGCGTCGGCTTGTTTCTCGGCTCGGCCAAGGCTATTGAAATGGCCGGCCCGGCCATCATGCTGTCCTACATCATCGGTGGTCTCGCGATCCTGGTGATCATGCGCGCCCTCGGCGAGATGGCCGTGCACAACCCGGTCGCCGGTTCCTTCAGCCGTTACGCTCAAGATTATCTCGGCCCACTGGCAGGCTTTCTGACAGGCTGGAACTACTGGTTCCTGTGGCTGGTGACTTGCGTCGCGGAAATCACCGCCGTGGCGGTGTATATGGGCGTCTGGTTCCCCGAGGTGCCGCGCTGGATCTGGGCGCTGTCGGCGCTGATCAGCATGGGCACCATCAACCTGATCGCGGTGAAAGCCTTCGGTGAATTCGAATTCTGGTTCGCCCTGATCAAGATCGTCACCATCATTGCGATGGTCGTCGGGGGTGTCGGTGTGATTGCGTTCGGCTTCGGTAACGACGGTGTAGCACTGGGAATTTCCAATCTGTGGGCCCACGGCGGCTTCATGCCCAACGGCGTGCAAGGCGTGTTGATGTCGTTGCAAATGGTGATGTTCGCCTACCTCGGCGTCGAAATGATCGGCCTGACCGCCGGTGAAGCGAAGAACCCGCAGAAGACCATTCCCAACGCGATTGGCTCGGTGTTCTGGCGGATCCTGTTGTTCTACGTCGGTGCGTTGTTCGTGATCCTGTCGATCTACCCGTGGAATGAAATCGGCACCCAAGGCAGCCCATTCGTGATGACGTTCGAGCGTCTGGGCATCAAAACCGCCGCCGGCATCATCAACTTCGTGGTGATTACCGCGGCGCTGTCGTCCTGCAACGGTGGCATCTTCAGCACCGGCCGCATGCTTTACAGTCTGGCGCAGAACGGCCAGGCCCCGGCCGGTTTCGCCACCACCTCGAGCAATGGTGTACCTCGTCGCGCGTTGCTGCTGTCGATCTTCGTGCTGTTACTGGGTGTGCTGCTCAACTACATGGTCCCGGAAAAAGTCTTCGTCTGGGTCACCGCGATTGCCACCTTCGGCGCGATCTGGACCTGGGTGATGATCCTGCTGGCCCAGCTCAAATTCCGCAAAGGTCTGAGCGCCAGTGAACGTGCCGGTCTTAAATACAAGATGTGGCTGTACCCGGTGAGCTCCTACCTGGCGCTGGCGTTTTTGGTGCTGGTGGTCGGCCTGATGGCGTACTTCCCGGACACCCGCGTGGCGCTGTATGTAGGACCGGCGTTCCTGGTGCTGCTGACGGTGTTGTTCTACGTGTTCAAGCTGCAACCAACCAACGTGACGCAAGGCGCGGCGCGTTCGGTTTCTTGA
- a CDS encoding REP-associated tyrosine transposase, with protein sequence MHPHPNSHLLRRGRFSEQGRGYLITVVVHQRRPIFSDWRLGRLLVAELRRAHEQRWVNSIAWVIMPDHFHWLVQLEQRSLAQLMQAIKSRSTLSVNRASDTQGAFWQTGYHDRAIRDGEDLLPSARYIVANPLRAGLVEKIGDYPLWDACWL encoded by the coding sequence ATGCATCCACATCCGAACTCACATTTATTGCGCCGCGGGCGTTTCTCTGAGCAGGGGCGGGGCTATCTCATTACTGTGGTCGTGCATCAACGCCGACCAATATTCAGCGATTGGCGATTGGGGCGCCTCTTAGTGGCTGAACTCCGGCGAGCCCATGAGCAGCGATGGGTCAACTCGATTGCCTGGGTCATCATGCCCGACCACTTTCATTGGCTGGTGCAACTCGAACAGCGCTCCCTGGCCCAACTCATGCAGGCCATCAAGTCTCGCAGCACACTGAGCGTCAACCGAGCGTCAGATACTCAAGGCGCATTCTGGCAAACCGGCTATCACGACCGGGCGATCCGCGATGGTGAAGATCTCCTGCCATCCGCTCGCTACATCGTTGCCAATCCATTGCGCGCAGGGCTGGTGGAGAAAATTGGCGACTACCCGCTCTGGGATGCCTGTTGGCTTTGA